In Paenibacillus sp. G2S3, a single window of DNA contains:
- a CDS encoding sensor histidine kinase gives MNIKKFYQNHLQKKLFNKILAIYSSIIIITLIASSITVYKYYEQTITRQHVDANREVLDYVSLYMNQQYEGIQLAIQQIYSDASVSEDLSYFLQHDYGDYLKYRLDQFAEIGSFVPHTFDTYFKTYLNQKSGISDVILYSTEKEFYYLYKNNTRQLYNRDIDISEQKAPIPKNGWVSHEKKLLLKEIREDNNNLYTMTRELKDPISLKTIGMLIIDFDAELISKWLGTKGTENNGQVLVLTPSGDVIYDSLGRYMGQQYPHIDSLYSDGWTALDGLSKINLNTTNSSGLIVAGIIQKSQVNKEMMVVRNWIIGITAALIVAAMAITYGIILRFSKKVKIIVKSMKRLQEGDLSTRIHLNREDELQLIANNFNYMCERLELYINKVYISEITQKNAELVALQSQINPHFLYNTLEAIRMRAISQGAKDVGQMIYILSTLFRTMIKKNMVVTLADEIEYCNLYLELFQIRHKDKLQIESRISPVAMNCSIVKLLIQPVIENYIVHGFRPERFDNLIRIEVTEADERIQIAIRDNGNGIIPSKLTELQQMLQVSMRMDAPPSSLGLCNVNERIKLYYGTEYGLAIASELGEGTTVIMNIPVVRESTK, from the coding sequence TTGAATATAAAGAAATTTTATCAAAATCATTTACAAAAAAAACTGTTTAATAAAATTTTAGCTATATATTCATCCATCATCATTATTACGCTCATTGCCTCTTCCATTACCGTTTATAAATACTATGAACAGACGATCACGCGTCAACATGTGGATGCCAATCGAGAGGTATTGGATTACGTGAGCTTATATATGAATCAGCAGTACGAAGGGATCCAATTGGCCATCCAACAAATTTATAGTGATGCCTCTGTAAGTGAGGATTTATCATACTTTTTGCAACATGATTATGGAGATTATCTTAAATATCGTTTAGATCAATTTGCTGAAATTGGGAGCTTTGTACCCCATACATTCGATACTTATTTCAAAACGTATTTGAATCAGAAAAGTGGTATTTCTGACGTTATTTTATACAGCACCGAGAAAGAATTTTATTATTTATATAAAAATAATACACGACAGCTCTACAACAGAGATATAGATATTTCGGAGCAAAAAGCACCTATACCCAAGAATGGCTGGGTCTCGCATGAGAAAAAATTATTACTTAAGGAAATTAGGGAAGACAACAACAATTTGTATACCATGACCAGGGAACTTAAAGATCCGATTTCGTTGAAAACGATCGGTATGCTCATTATAGATTTTGATGCTGAACTAATATCAAAATGGCTTGGTACGAAAGGTACAGAGAATAATGGCCAAGTATTGGTTCTAACACCAAGCGGTGACGTCATATATGATTCCTTAGGAAGGTATATGGGACAACAGTATCCGCATATCGATAGTCTTTATTCAGACGGCTGGACTGCACTAGATGGATTATCCAAGATTAACTTAAATACAACGAATAGCTCTGGTCTTATTGTGGCAGGCATCATTCAGAAGTCGCAGGTCAATAAAGAAATGATGGTTGTACGAAATTGGATTATCGGGATTACAGCAGCACTAATTGTTGCGGCAATGGCGATTACATACGGAATCATTTTACGCTTCTCTAAAAAAGTGAAGATCATTGTCAAATCTATGAAGCGCTTACAGGAAGGCGACTTAAGCACACGGATTCACCTTAATCGTGAGGATGAATTGCAGCTCATTGCCAACAACTTTAACTATATGTGTGAACGGCTAGAACTATATATTAATAAAGTTTACATTTCAGAAATTACGCAAAAAAATGCAGAACTTGTGGCGCTTCAGTCGCAGATTAATCCGCACTTTTTATATAACACGCTTGAAGCTATAAGAATGCGGGCCATCTCGCAAGGTGCGAAGGATGTAGGTCAGATGATTTACATTTTATCAACATTATTCCGAACGATGATTAAGAAAAATATGGTTGTTACCCTCGCTGATGAGATTGAATACTGCAACCTGTATCTGGAGTTGTTTCAGATTAGGCATAAAGATAAGCTTCAAATCGAGTCGCGAATAAGTCCAGTAGCCATGAATTGTTCTATCGTTAAATTGCTGATTCAGCCGGTCATAGAAAATTATATTGTTCACGGATTTAGGCCTGAACGCTTCGATAACCTTATACGTATTGAAGTTACTGAAGCAGACGAGAGAATTCAAATTGCTATAAGAGATAACGGAAATGGGATTATTCCGAGCAAGCTAACAGAACTACAACAAATGCTTCAAGTCAGTATGCGAATGGATGCACCACCTTCCTCGCTTGGACTATGTAATGTGAATGAGCGAATTAAACTTTATTATGGGACTGAATATGGATTAGCGATCGCTAGTGAACTAGGTGAAGGAACAACAGTCATCATGAATATACCAGTGGTAAGGGAGAGTACGAAATAA
- a CDS encoding response regulator transcription factor → MHNILIVDDEPLILEGLRSVIEWEDYGLRIAGQAGNGEEALEFLHHHNEAIDILITDITMPKLTGLELIQQIKHFDSKMRFIILSGYEQFEYLKAGMSLGIENYILKPINIKELESTIEQIVEVLNQEDVEQFHAKEDQQVLRNNILNRWVTGNIDRQELLHRSKVLNISLDCSFFTVAAIRLITEQEEEESQHNLQPNQLVEECYRIAVQSVAERGTVIAFIDMEGDLILIVAESAEDENKEEMYCMLEQVQSAIMHELGKSVWITIGSKEYTFQEVPQSYKKAKSLYVEHLMLPGYPIIDVDQLSKMVLHEDKLEIDYEAFTKLLLSGEREAANQFIEETFQKLFGCGMITRIDNYNVAIELMLIAKNMEKNSNFSAVFNPLLRIHTIEQLLHHVQDSVKETLDQLSLVSDELSPNMKYMVDQVSKHYREELSLKTLSQRMNMHPTYLGQLFQKEMGRSFSDYVNQFRIEKARQLLLQTTLLTNEIAAEVGYLDPAYFYRQFKKSVGISPTELRKMYKK, encoded by the coding sequence ATGCACAACATACTTATTGTGGATGATGAACCTTTAATTCTTGAAGGATTACGTTCAGTGATCGAATGGGAAGATTATGGATTAAGAATCGCAGGCCAAGCGGGTAATGGGGAAGAAGCTTTAGAGTTTCTACATCACCATAACGAAGCCATAGACATATTAATTACAGATATTACAATGCCAAAGCTTACGGGACTTGAACTGATTCAACAAATCAAGCATTTTGATTCAAAAATGAGATTTATTATCTTAAGTGGATATGAACAATTTGAGTATCTAAAAGCTGGAATGAGTCTAGGCATTGAGAATTATATTCTTAAACCGATTAATATAAAAGAATTGGAATCGACCATTGAGCAAATTGTTGAAGTTCTCAATCAAGAGGATGTTGAACAATTTCATGCGAAGGAGGATCAGCAAGTATTACGTAACAATATTCTGAACCGCTGGGTCACTGGAAACATCGATCGACAGGAGCTTTTGCATCGTTCAAAAGTGTTGAATATTTCGCTGGACTGTTCTTTTTTTACGGTGGCTGCGATTCGACTTATTACAGAACAGGAAGAAGAAGAGAGTCAGCATAATCTGCAACCTAACCAACTTGTGGAAGAATGTTATCGTATCGCTGTGCAGTCCGTAGCTGAGCGCGGTACAGTTATTGCATTTATAGATATGGAAGGCGATCTTATTCTTATTGTTGCGGAGTCGGCTGAGGATGAGAACAAAGAAGAGATGTATTGTATGCTGGAACAGGTTCAATCTGCGATTATGCATGAATTAGGAAAGTCTGTCTGGATCACGATCGGAAGCAAGGAATATACTTTTCAAGAAGTACCACAAAGTTATAAAAAAGCGAAAAGTTTATATGTGGAGCATCTGATGTTGCCGGGCTACCCCATTATAGATGTGGATCAACTATCGAAGATGGTTTTACACGAGGACAAGCTTGAAATTGATTATGAGGCCTTTACGAAATTATTATTATCGGGTGAGCGTGAGGCTGCGAATCAATTTATCGAGGAAACATTCCAAAAGCTGTTCGGCTGTGGCATGATTACCCGCATTGATAACTACAACGTAGCGATTGAATTAATGTTGATCGCTAAGAACATGGAGAAGAACTCTAATTTTAGTGCCGTGTTTAATCCTTTACTACGCATCCATACCATTGAGCAGCTGCTTCATCATGTGCAGGATAGTGTGAAAGAAACGCTGGATCAATTATCGTTAGTAAGTGATGAACTGAGTCCGAATATGAAATATATGGTGGATCAAGTAAGTAAGCATTATAGAGAAGAGCTATCTCTGAAGACGCTTAGTCAGCGAATGAATATGCATCCTACTTACTTGGGACAGCTATTTCAGAAGGAGATGGGGCGAAGCTTCTCTGATTATGTGAATCAATTCCGAATTGAAAAAGCAAGGCAACTGCTGCTTCAAACTACGTTATTAACCAATGAAATTGCAGCTGAAGTGGGGTATCTAGATCCAGCGTATTTTTATCGCCAGTTCAAAAAATCAGTAGGGATATCTCCAACTGAACTTCGAAAGATGTATAAAAAATAA
- a CDS encoding ABC transporter permease subunit has protein sequence MSAFFKSLNKDKVLWFMVLPGTIWFLIFCYLPMFGTIIAFKDFKIHRDGFFASVLNSKWVGLENFNFLFSTEDAYIITRNTILYNVALISLGLVLAVGIAITLNELVNKRMAKVYQTAMFMPYFLSWVIISFFTFSFLSVDKGILNQVIVYFGGDPVSWYGDTRFWPYILIFMGIWKSIGYSSVVYLAAIAGIDKSYYEAAMIDGASKWQQIKFITLPLLKPLMVTLTILAIGGIFRSDFGLFYQIPRDSGVLYSVTNVIDTYIYRSMSTTGNLGMSTAAGLYQSIVGFIMVIVTNSIVKKISKENAIF, from the coding sequence GTGTCTGCATTTTTCAAAAGCTTAAATAAGGATAAAGTACTGTGGTTTATGGTATTGCCAGGGACAATATGGTTCCTAATCTTTTGTTACTTACCGATGTTCGGAACTATTATCGCATTTAAGGATTTTAAGATTCATCGGGATGGATTCTTTGCAAGCGTTTTAAATAGTAAGTGGGTTGGCCTTGAAAATTTCAACTTTTTATTCTCGACGGAGGACGCCTACATTATTACAAGAAATACGATACTGTATAACGTGGCGTTGATCTCCCTCGGTTTAGTTCTTGCAGTGGGCATTGCGATCACCTTGAACGAACTTGTGAACAAACGGATGGCCAAAGTTTATCAAACGGCGATGTTTATGCCTTATTTTCTTTCTTGGGTTATTATTAGTTTCTTTACGTTCAGCTTCCTAAGTGTAGATAAAGGGATTTTGAACCAAGTGATTGTGTACTTCGGAGGCGACCCTGTTTCCTGGTATGGGGATACTCGCTTTTGGCCATATATCCTAATTTTCATGGGGATTTGGAAATCCATCGGGTATTCGAGTGTTGTTTACTTAGCAGCCATAGCAGGTATCGACAAGTCCTACTATGAAGCGGCTATGATTGATGGGGCTAGCAAATGGCAGCAAATTAAGTTTATTACACTTCCTTTGCTTAAACCTTTAATGGTGACGCTTACTATTCTAGCGATTGGTGGTATCTTTAGATCGGACTTCGGATTGTTCTATCAAATTCCTCGGGATTCCGGTGTTCTATACTCCGTAACGAATGTTATCGATACTTATATTTATCGAAGCATGAGTACGACAGGTAATCTAGGAATGAGTACAGCAGCAGGCTTATATCAATCGATCGTTGGCTTTATCATGGTGATTGTAACAAATTCTATTGTGAAAAAGATCAGCAAAGAAAATGCGATATTCTAG
- a CDS encoding carbohydrate ABC transporter permease, whose amino-acid sequence MELVKRKPKEIDNNAITPFWNVVLNIVIGIFAFTCVFPFLFVIAISFTDEKVLALNGFSLIPEKFSLAAYQFVFNTGDQLLRSFGVTLLVTVLGTLISLFLITTYAYVLSRRSFRYRNFFSFFAFFTMLFSGGMVPNYIVATQFLHLYNTIWALILPIAMNAFFILVMRTFFQTTVPDALIEAAKIDGSGEFRTFLQIVLPISLPGIATIGLFCTLGYWNDWFNALLYIDDASLVPLQAMLMRIQNNMEFVIQNSMQMGSSFEIAATLPTETVRMAMVVLATLPIALAYPFFQKYFVKGLTVGSLKE is encoded by the coding sequence ATGGAATTAGTCAAACGTAAGCCAAAAGAAATCGACAACAACGCCATTACTCCTTTTTGGAATGTGGTACTCAATATTGTGATTGGAATTTTCGCTTTTACTTGTGTGTTTCCGTTCTTGTTTGTCATAGCTATTTCTTTTACGGATGAGAAAGTACTCGCTTTAAATGGATTCAGCTTGATCCCAGAAAAATTTAGTTTGGCGGCGTATCAGTTTGTTTTTAACACAGGGGATCAGTTACTTCGTTCCTTTGGAGTTACCTTGCTGGTTACTGTACTAGGTACGCTCATTAGTTTATTTCTAATTACAACTTACGCCTATGTTCTTTCTCGAAGATCATTTCGCTATCGTAATTTTTTCAGTTTTTTCGCCTTCTTCACGATGTTATTCTCAGGCGGAATGGTTCCGAACTATATTGTGGCTACGCAGTTTTTACATTTGTACAACACGATATGGGCTTTGATCTTGCCAATCGCAATGAATGCATTTTTTATTCTAGTGATGCGGACCTTCTTCCAGACAACCGTACCTGATGCACTAATTGAGGCAGCGAAAATTGACGGTTCAGGGGAGTTTCGGACATTCCTGCAAATTGTACTCCCGATTTCTTTGCCGGGGATTGCAACGATTGGATTGTTCTGTACGCTGGGCTATTGGAATGATTGGTTTAATGCGCTGCTGTATATTGATGATGCGAGTCTTGTGCCACTCCAAGCGATGCTGATGCGAATTCAGAATAATATGGAGTTTGTCATTCAGAACAGTATGCAGATGGGATCAAGCTTTGAGATTGCTGCGACCTTGCCGACTGAAACCGTTCGTATGGCGATGGTAGTACTGGCGACCTTGCCTATAGCACTAGCGTATCCGTTCTTCCAAAAGTATTTTGTAAAAGGCTTAACCGTTGGCTCTTTAAAAGAGTAA
- a CDS encoding ABC transporter substrate-binding protein → MKAKKSLTLALVGTMLLSGLLAGCGSNNNTNAAKETDNSAAAGNSTGNTSELKPYELKMYLIGGPQKDLDLVLKEVNKYTKEKINATLNITMFDWGDYDKKMQVITASGEPYDIAFTSSWTNDFRRNAANGTFLGLNDLLDKYGKETKEVLDPRFLEGTKIKGEIYGVPVNKELGQQWVWRFNKKYVDKYNMDISNIRTLDDLEPLLKTIKENEPADITPLAVPKGFKPFMPFDYVLGDELPIGVYMDSTDGKVVNILETPELATSLDTMRRLYTAGYLRPDVATLEGIDNIKTGKWFADREITQPYAEKGWSRSAGYEIVTSPMHEPYVYTQSAAGSMHAISVTSGDPERAMMFLNLLNTDKYLRNLLNYGIEGTHYKKISENVIEDLPAMQDSYAMPGFTLGNMLLTYLHADDPADKWDAFKKFNDSSKEAPTFGFAFDPTPVKTEVAAINNVTKEFMPALYTGSVDPKTYLPKATKKFKEAGLDKVIAEVQKQLDEWNQTKK, encoded by the coding sequence ATGAAAGCGAAAAAAAGTTTAACGCTCGCTCTTGTAGGAACAATGCTTTTGTCTGGCCTTCTTGCTGGATGTGGTTCGAATAATAATACAAATGCGGCGAAAGAAACAGATAACTCAGCGGCAGCAGGGAATTCAACAGGGAATACATCGGAATTAAAGCCATATGAGCTGAAGATGTATTTAATTGGTGGACCTCAAAAGGATTTGGATCTTGTATTAAAAGAAGTTAATAAATATACCAAAGAAAAAATTAATGCAACGTTGAACATTACGATGTTCGATTGGGGTGATTACGATAAGAAGATGCAGGTCATCACCGCTTCTGGTGAGCCTTATGATATTGCCTTTACCTCTTCTTGGACAAATGATTTCCGCCGTAACGCAGCTAACGGTACCTTCTTGGGCCTGAACGATCTGCTAGATAAGTATGGAAAGGAAACGAAAGAAGTTTTGGACCCACGTTTCTTAGAAGGCACTAAGATTAAAGGTGAGATCTATGGTGTTCCTGTAAATAAGGAGCTTGGACAGCAATGGGTATGGCGCTTCAATAAGAAATATGTTGATAAATACAACATGGACATTTCCAATATTCGTACATTGGATGATCTAGAGCCACTTCTTAAAACGATTAAAGAGAATGAGCCTGCGGATATTACACCGCTAGCTGTTCCTAAAGGCTTTAAACCATTCATGCCATTTGACTATGTACTAGGTGATGAGCTACCTATCGGGGTCTATATGGATTCCACAGATGGCAAGGTTGTTAATATTCTGGAGACACCTGAACTTGCAACATCGTTAGATACGATGCGTAGACTTTACACAGCAGGTTACTTACGCCCAGACGTTGCAACACTTGAAGGTATTGATAACATTAAGACAGGTAAATGGTTTGCCGATCGCGAAATTACACAGCCTTATGCAGAAAAAGGTTGGTCTCGTTCCGCAGGTTATGAAATTGTAACTTCGCCTATGCATGAGCCTTATGTGTATACACAGTCCGCCGCTGGTTCGATGCACGCTATTTCCGTAACCTCAGGTGATCCTGAACGGGCTATGATGTTCTTGAATCTTTTGAATACAGATAAGTACTTACGCAATTTGCTCAACTATGGTATCGAAGGCACTCATTATAAGAAAATCTCCGAGAATGTCATTGAAGATCTGCCAGCTATGCAAGATAGCTATGCAATGCCAGGCTTCACACTTGGAAATATGTTACTGACTTATCTGCATGCTGATGACCCTGCTGATAAATGGGATGCTTTCAAGAAGTTTAATGATTCGTCAAAAGAAGCCCCAACCTTCGGTTTTGCATTTGATCCTACACCTGTAAAAACAGAAGTAGCGGCCATCAACAACGTAACTAAAGAATTTATGCCAGCGCTATACACAGGTTCTGTTGATCCTAAAACATATCTGCCAAAAGCAACTAAGAAATTTAAAGAAGCTGGACTGGATAAAGTCATTGCAGAAGTTCAAAAGCAGCTTGATGAGTGGAACCAGACAAAGAAATAA
- a CDS encoding glycoside hydrolase family 125 protein, with translation MEQFRLPTISMPKLPLPQAIQEVLNEAEEKLAHRPKLLQLFKNCFPNTLETTTKLMDDGTTFIITGDIPASWLRDSVEQVMHYVPFAKNDPDLQRIISGLIKRHIQYIHIDPYANAFNETANDWHWSTSDITEMSPWVWERKFEIDSLCFSMRLAYTYWKETGKADIFDAGFKAAMLKIYNLFRTEQRHSELSPYRFTRNNGIPEDTLRNNGLGMPVNYTGMVWSGFRSSDDACDFHYNIPGNMFAVVALRHMQEFAEWVFRDLEFLKELKALEADIDHGIKLYGIYRHPKFGPIYAYETDGYGNYCLMDDAGTPGLMSIPYLGYVTADDEIYQNTRRFALSKENPFYFEGTAAKGIGSPHTPKDYIWHMALSMQGLTASTKEEKLEMLAMLEATDADTGFMHEGFHVDDPNIFTRKWFAWSNSLFSQLVYKSMKEGLL, from the coding sequence ATGGAACAATTCAGATTGCCAACCATCTCCATGCCGAAGCTGCCGCTTCCACAAGCTATTCAAGAAGTATTGAATGAAGCAGAGGAAAAGTTAGCTCATCGGCCTAAACTATTGCAGCTTTTCAAGAACTGCTTTCCTAATACACTAGAGACAACTACTAAGCTTATGGATGATGGAACAACATTCATCATTACTGGAGATATCCCTGCTTCTTGGTTGAGAGACTCTGTGGAGCAGGTTATGCACTACGTACCTTTTGCTAAGAACGATCCGGATCTTCAACGTATCATTAGCGGTCTCATTAAGCGTCATATTCAGTATATACATATTGACCCTTACGCTAATGCGTTTAACGAAACAGCGAATGACTGGCATTGGAGTACTAGCGATATTACGGAAATGTCCCCATGGGTGTGGGAGCGTAAATTTGAGATCGATTCCCTATGTTTTTCCATGCGTCTGGCTTATACCTATTGGAAAGAAACGGGGAAGGCTGATATATTCGACGCCGGATTTAAGGCAGCAATGCTCAAAATATACAACTTGTTTAGAACGGAGCAACGTCATTCTGAACTATCCCCTTACCGCTTTACGCGTAATAATGGAATTCCTGAAGATACCCTGCGCAACAACGGTCTTGGTATGCCTGTGAATTACACAGGGATGGTCTGGTCCGGGTTCCGATCAAGCGATGATGCTTGCGACTTCCATTACAATATCCCAGGCAATATGTTCGCTGTTGTTGCATTACGTCATATGCAGGAATTTGCAGAATGGGTATTCCGTGATCTTGAATTTCTAAAAGAGCTTAAAGCATTAGAAGCGGACATTGATCATGGAATCAAGCTATATGGTATTTATCGTCATCCGAAATTCGGTCCAATCTACGCCTACGAGACCGATGGTTATGGCAACTACTGTTTGATGGATGATGCGGGAACACCAGGACTCATGTCGATACCTTACCTTGGATATGTCACGGCAGATGATGAAATTTACCAGAATACGAGACGATTTGCTCTGAGCAAGGAGAATCCTTTTTATTTTGAAGGAACAGCAGCGAAAGGGATCGGCAGCCCGCATACCCCGAAAGACTATATCTGGCATATGGCATTATCCATGCAAGGTTTGACGGCTTCCACGAAGGAAGAGAAGCTGGAGATGCTTGCGATGCTAGAGGCAACGGATGCGGATACTGGCTTTATGCATGAAGGATTTCATGTCGATGACCCGAATATATTCACTAGAAAATGGTTTGCCTGGTCTAATAGTCTGTTCTCTCAACTAGTCTATAAATCGATGAAGGAAGGACTACTATGA